Sequence from the Methylophilales bacterium MBRSF5 genome:
TTCTTTATTAAGTACCGGAAGAGTTCCAGGATAGGCAAGGCTGACTAAACAAGCATTTTCATTGGCTGGCATGCCAAAAGAAGTGGAGGCGCCAGAAAAGATTTTTGTCTGGGTGGTTAACTGTACGTGAGTTTCTATGCCTATTACAATATCCCAGCTCATACAGCAGCCCCTGGAGTTTTTTGATGCCAATGAGTTATCTGCTGATATTGGTGTGTAAAGTTTAATATCGTGGCCTCATCGAAATAGTTTCCAATCAGCTGAAAACCGACAGGCATCTTGTTTATAAACCCTGCCGGAGAACTGATCGCAGGAAGTCCGGCTAGATTCGTTGAAATTGTATACATATCCTGCATGTACATTGAGACAGGATCTTCTGTTTTGTCACCAATTTTAAAAGCTGTTGACGGGCAGGACGGAGCCAAAATTAAATCACATTCTTTAAAGGCATTTTTAAAATCATCAGCTATTAGTCTTCTAATTTTTTGTGCTTTCAAATAATAGGCATCGTAATATCCAGCGCTAAGAACATAAGTACCCACTAAGATTCGTCTCTTAACTTCCTCTCCAAATCCCTGCTCTCTAGTTTTTAAATACATTTCTTCAAGATCTTTAAAGTCTTTCGCTCTGTATCCAAACTTCACTCCGTCATATCTGGATAGGTTACTTGAGGCCTCTGCTGGCGCAATCACATAATAGACAGGTATTGAGAGATGTGAATTGGATAGTGAAATTTCCTTGAAGTTAACTCCCATTTTCTGATAGGAATCGATCACTTGCTCTAATACAATCTTCACTTCCTGATTTAAATCATCATTAAAGAACTCTTTTGGTAGACCAATTGTTTTCCCTTTAATTGGATTATCAAGATTTTTTGGATAATCAGGAATTTTCTGATTGATTGAGGTCGAGTCTCTTGTATCATGGGCTGCCATGACTTTCAGCATTAACGCACAATCTTCTGCAGATTTTGCGATTGGGCCAGCTTGATCAAGACTGGATGCAAAAGCAATCATCCCAAAACGAGATACTAAACCGTAGGTCGGTTTTAAACCTGTAAGGCCACATAAAGATGCTGGCTGTCGAATAGATCCACCCGTGTCAGTTGCTGTTGCAGCCGGAGCCATACCGGAAGCTACAGCAGCTGCACTTCCTCCAGAACTTCCTCCTGGAACATAATCTAAATTCCATGGATTCCTAACTTCGCCATAGTATGAAGTTTCATTTGACGATCCCATAGCAAATTCATCCATGTTGGTTTTACCAATATTGACTGCACCGCATTGGTTGAATAACTCGATCACTTTGGAATCATAAGGTGAATAAAAATTATCAAGCATTTTGGAGCCACAGGTTGTCTTCCAACCTTTGGCGCAAAAAATATCTTTTTGTGCAATTGGTATTCCCGTCAATTCATTCATATTATCTTGACTAATTCTCTTGTCAGCATCGCGTGCTTGTTGAAGACTTTTATCTTCATCAATGGTAATGAAAGCATTAATTTTAGGATTAGATATTTTTATTTCATTTAAAAAAAACTTGGTGAGCTCCTCGCTTGAAAATTTTTTACTTGATAGTCCCAAATTTAATTCTTTTAAAGATAAATTCTTCATAAATTTACTCAACGACCCGAGGAACTATAAAATAATCATCATTAGATTCTGGGCCTAACTCTAAGAAATCATTTTTTTGATTTTTTTCCGTGACCACATCTTCTCTGAGTGGCTGAGTGATATCAAGGGCATGTGACATGGGGTCAATGTTATCGGTATTCACTTTCTGCATGGAATCAATTAGCTTAATAATTCCATCTAATTTGGCAAGAATAATTTCTTCATCTTTTGAATCAATTTTAATTTTTGCTAAATGACTCAGTTTTTTAATATCTTTGTCTGTTAGGGCCATAAATATAAGGATATAATGTTCAGAATGCAGTATTATACATGGACAAAAGTATTCATAAATAGTTTGTAAGACATAATTTAATCATGAAGAATTTTTTAAAAAACCTCTTTTCTGAACAAGACATGGCTATTGATCTTGGTACGGCCAATACTTTAATTTACGTTAAAGGTAAAGGAATCATTTTAGATGAGCCTTCCGTTGTTGCAATGCGATATCAAAATGGTCCAGCTGGATCTCAACCTAAAACAGATATTCTTGCAGTTGGAGCCAAAGCAAAAACCATGCTTGGTCGCTCACCACAAAATATTACTGCGATCAGACCGATGAAAGATGGTGTTATTGCTGACTTTAATGTTACAGAAGAAATGATCAAATATTTCATTAATGAAGTTACTTCAAAAAGTTGGTTTTCCCCCAACCCAAGAATCGTCATCTGTGTCCCCTACGGCGCTACTCAAGTTGAACGAAGAGCAATTCGTGAATCTGCTGAACGTGCTGGAGCAAAACAAGTTTTTCTAATTGAAGAGCCTATGGCAGCCGCTATTGGAGCAGGGCTTCCTGTTAATGATCCGACAGGTTCGATGGTCATTGATATCGGTGGAGGAACTGTTGAAGTAGGTGTAACCTCGCTGGGAGGAATCGTATATGCCATATCGGAGAGAGTAGGTGGTGATAAAATTGACCAGGCGATCATTGATTATATGCGACGCAACTATGGCATGATGATTTCTGAACCCACTGCAGAAAAGATCAAAAAACAAATTGGTAGCGCTTTCCCATTAAATGAAATTTTAGAAATGGAAATTACAGGGAGAAGTATGTCAGAAGGACTGCCTCGTAAGATTATCATCAGTAGTAATGAAATTCTCGAAGCTCTAGCTGAGCCTTTAAATGCAATAATTAGTGCAGTTAAAAATGCACTTGAACAAACACCGCCAGAGCTTGGAGCAGATATTGCTGAAAATGGTATGGTCCTCACTGGTGGAGGAGCCATGCTGAAAAACTTAGATAGGCTTTTATTTGAAGAAACTGGGATCCCTGTATTGGTAGCAGAAAATCCATTAATGTGTGTCGTAAACGGTTGTGGTATGGCTCTTGATGCTTTGGATGAGTTTAAAAATGCGTTTGCAAATGATTAATGTTTTTATCCTCAAAAAAAAGTAAATATAAAACACTTTTCTCAAAAAATGAAATAAATCTTAATCTGTTAATTATTTTATTTATCATAAATTTTTCAATTTTTTCAAGTAATCAGGACAATAGATATCTCAATCAAATAAAAAAATCACTTCAATTTGGACCTCAGTCTATTAGTTTAATTTTTGAATTTGGGGCCAATTTACTTAATGACGTATCAAGCTATTTTATTTTCAAACAAAACCTTCTGAGTGAAAATGAAAAACTCCAAAAAGAAAATGCTGAATTAAAAGCCTATGTTATGCAAATGGCGGATATCGAGTCAGAGAACTATGAATTAAATAATAAATTGAATATCCAAAAAAAATATTTTAAGGAATCCATCATCACCCAAATTTTAAATTTAAATTATCAAGGTCAAAATCATCATTTTTTGGTCGACAAGGGTGAAGTAGATGGTGTTTATGCAGGGCAAATTGTTGTAGATAAATCAGGTATTGTTGGACAGGTTATCGAAGTAAACAATAACAGCTCTGTAATTAGAACAATATTATCCAATCAGCTATATCTCACTGGTTACATCAAATCAGGAAAAAATATTTATCAATCGCTCATCCAAGGTAATGGAAAAAATCTCACCGTAAATTATTTCAACAAAACCAATAAAATTAATCATGGTGACGAAATATTTACTACCGGCGATAATTTGAATATACCTAAAGGCTTGAGAATCGGTAAGATAAAAAAAATTCTTAATACTGAATTGAATGATTTTTATAAACTAATCATTGAACCATCTTCAAACCCATACAAAGAAAGATTCTTAGTGATCGTTAAATAAATATGATTAAATTTTTTCAGATAAAACTCTTTGCCCTCAGTGCCCTTCTTACCTTATTGGCAAGCCTCTTTGATATCTTTTACCCCACAATTAGTTTGATTATTGCTTTTTTTATCTATTGCTTTTTTGTCTCTACTGATGGATTTAAATTTTTCTGTGTATTAATTAGCGGCTTTTTATTTGATGGTTTTTTTAACTTTAATTTTGGCACATGCAATTTAATTTTTTTAAGCTTGGTATTTTTTGATTTAACCTTAAAGAAGTTCATTTCCATAAAGAAAAAACAAATTAATTATTATTTTCTTTTATTGATTGTATTAGGACAGCTTATTTTTCTCTTACTTCACCCTTTAAGCCAAAATTTTATTCCTTATTTACTTATTAACAGCTCTCTCAGTATTATTTATCTCATATTATTAATTAGGTATGCTAAATAATCGACTCATACTCGTCCAGAGATTTAATATCCTTATTGCATTTTTATTTTTAATTTTTCTTTTAATCTTTCTAAGATTATTTTGGTTACAAATATATAAAAATGATTTTTATCTTGAAAGCTCAAAATCAAATTATGAGAGGGTCGAACCGATAAAGCCACTAAGAGGTCTTATTTTTGATAGAAACAATAATGTCCTTGCAGAGAATATTCTTACTTATAATTTAGAAATTAATATCGAAAATAAATCTAAAGAAGACCTGAATGCAATCATTAAAGAATTATCAAAAATACTTCCCATATCTGAGCATGAAAGAAATCTATTTTTTAAAATTTGGTCCGATCGAAAGTTTCTCAGAAAAATTCCACTGAAAACTAATATTAATAATGATGAATTAGCCTTTTTTGTTTCAAAAATGTTTTTATTTCCTGATGTTAATTTAAAAGAGGAGTTTTTAAGAAGCTACAAATATGGTAAAAAAAACGCACATTTAATTGGCTATATTAATCGAATATCCAAGAAGGATCTTGAAAAGATCGAAAATGATCCTGAAAAATTAGATAACTATTTTGGAATAACTCATATCGGTAAGCAAGGAATTGAAAGATCATTTGAAAATAGCTTGCGAGGTAAGTCGGGTTTTAAAAAAATTAGAGTCAATGCTAGAAATTCATTTATTGCTGAAATTGAAAACAAAAAAGCTTTTGATGGTCAAGATTTAATCCTTTCAATCGACCTTGAACTTCAAAAAAAATCACATGAACTTCTTAGAGGTTATAAAGGCTCATTAATCATGACAGACATTTCAAATAATGAAGTATTAGCCTATCAAAGTAACCCCAGCTTTGACCCAAATCTTTTTGTAAATGGAATAGGTTTTTCGGAATGGGATAAATTAAATACAGATCCTAACAAACCTATGCTGGATCGGGTTACCAATGCGGTGTATCCACCAGGCTCCACTATAAAACCTTTTCTTTCCATAGCTGGACTTGAGAACAACGTAATTAATACTGCCTATTCAATCAATGATCCTGGTTTTTACCAACTTCCGAAAACAAAGAAAATATTCATGGACTGGAAAAAGGAAGGGCATGGTAATGTCAACATTATTAACGCAATTGCTGAGTCTTGTGATGTTTATTTTTATGATTTAGCTTACCGATTGGGTATCGAAAAAATGGATAAAAGTTTAAGAAAATTTGATTTTGGTCAAAAAACCGGAATCAACTTACCCGCTGAGAAAAAGGGAATCCTACCATCACCTGAATGGAAATTAAAACGTCATAAAAAAAAGTGGAATACTTATGAAACCATCAATACCTCAATTGGACAAGGGGATTTTTTAAGTTCCCCAGCTCAACTTGTTCATGCTTTAAATATATTATTGAATAACAAGAAAATGCCTCCGTTGAGTCTATTAAAAAATCAATCTTCTGATGCCCCATTGAGCGTAGAAAAAATTACAGATGAAAAATATATTGAAATAGTGAAAAGAGGGATGCAAGAAGTAACCAATTCAAACGGAACATTTAGATCTATTGCCAATAACAATAAGAACAAAATTGCTGGGAAGACAGGAACAGCACAAGTTTTTTCTTTGAAAAATCAAGAATATGATGAAGACAATATTGCCGACCATCTCAAAGATCATTCCCTATTTATTGGCTATGCTCCATATGATAACCCTCAAATATCGATTGCTGTTATCATTGAAAATGGAGGCCACGGAAGCACTGTTGCGGCTCCAGTTGCAAAGAAAATGATTGATTTTTATTTTGAAACAATAAAATGACAAATTTTTTCACCTTTTTATTTTCTAGAACAGATAAACAATTATTTATCCTTTTGTTAATCATCTTACTTTTTAGTTTAAATTTAATAGGACAAGCTGCTGGATTTCACTCTCCTTTCTTTTTTAAGCAACTTTTTTTTATTTTTACTGGCCTCATCATATTTATGCTGGTAAGCATTTTAAATCTAAAATTCTTATTTAGGCATTCGTTAATTATTTATATATTATCAATTCTGCTTTTAATCTTAACTGCTCTCTTTGGAACTGAGATTAATGGATCCAAGCGCTGGTTAGATTTTGGGGTATTTAAACTCCAATCATCAGAAATTTTGAAACTTACATTGCCGATTTTTCTTGTTTCACTCATAGAGTATTTTAAAAATAGATCACAAATTTTGAGTGAATTAGTATTTCTTTCAATTAGTTTTATTCCATTTTTTATTATTTTGAGACAGCCTGATCTTGGCTCTGGGCTAATTATTGTCTTTTCTGGATTGATTATTATTTTTCTAAATGGACTGAGTTTAAAAAAGATATTAATTGGGATTTTGGGTTTTTTAATACTTTTACCCTATGCATGGTTAAATATCCTTAAAGATTACCAAAAGGGAAGAATACTTAATCTTATCGATCCCTTCAGTAATCCGCTTGACGGGGGCTACCATGCAATTCAATCATCAATAGCTATTGGCTCTGGTGGTTTGTTTGGAAAAAGTTCTGAATTCTCCAGTCAACATGACCTTTTATTTCTTCCAGAAACTCATACTGATTTTATTTTTGCCGTATTATCTGAAAAATATGGATTTTTAGGAAATATCATTTTTTTCTTAATATTCTTTTTATTTATCTATAAGTTAGTAATCATTTCCATTAATCTTCACTCCCACTCCCATCGATTACTTGCAATGACCTATGTTATGATTTTTACTATATGTTTTTTAATAAATATTGCCATGGTCTCGGGTCTTTTTCCAATTGTTGGAATTCCTTTGCCATTGATTAGTTACGGTGGATCTTCTCTTTTTATTTACCTTATTATGTTTGCTTTAATCAATTCATTAAACTATAACAAAACATTAATCGCTGATTAGTTATGAAATTTTTAT
This genomic interval carries:
- a CDS encoding rod shape-determining protein MreB; the encoded protein is MKNFLKNLFSEQDMAIDLGTANTLIYVKGKGIILDEPSVVAMRYQNGPAGSQPKTDILAVGAKAKTMLGRSPQNITAIRPMKDGVIADFNVTEEMIKYFINEVTSKSWFSPNPRIVICVPYGATQVERRAIRESAERAGAKQVFLIEEPMAAAIGAGLPVNDPTGSMVIDIGGGTVEVGVTSLGGIVYAISERVGGDKIDQAIIDYMRRNYGMMISEPTAEKIKKQIGSAFPLNEILEMEITGRSMSEGLPRKIIISSNEILEALAEPLNAIISAVKNALEQTPPELGADIAENGMVLTGGGAMLKNLDRLLFEETGIPVLVAENPLMCVVNGCGMALDALDEFKNAFAND
- a CDS encoding glutamyl-tRNA amidotransferase, with translation MKNLSLKELNLGLSSKKFSSEELTKFFLNEIKISNPKINAFITIDEDKSLQQARDADKRISQDNMNELTGIPIAQKDIFCAKGWKTTCGSKMLDNFYSPYDSKVIELFNQCGAVNIGKTNMDEFAMGSSNETSYYGEVRNPWNLDYVPGGSSGGSAAAVASGMAPAATATDTGGSIRQPASLCGLTGLKPTYGLVSRFGMIAFASSLDQAGPIAKSAEDCALMLKVMAAHDTRDSTSINQKIPDYPKNLDNPIKGKTIGLPKEFFNDDLNQEVKIVLEQVIDSYQKMGVNFKEISLSNSHLSIPVYYVIAPAEASSNLSRYDGVKFGYRAKDFKDLEEMYLKTREQGFGEEVKRRILVGTYVLSAGYYDAYYLKAQKIRRLIADDFKNAFKECDLILAPSCPSTAFKIGDKTEDPVSMYMQDMYTISTNLAGLPAISSPAGFINKMPVGFQLIGNYFDEATILNFTHQYQQITHWHQKTPGAAV
- a CDS encoding glutamyl-tRNA amidotransferase, which gives rise to MALTDKDIKKLSHLAKIKIDSKDEEIILAKLDGIIKLIDSMQKVNTDNIDPMSHALDITQPLREDVVTEKNQKNDFLELGPESNDDYFIVPRVVE